Proteins encoded in a region of the Ancylobacter sp. SL191 genome:
- a CDS encoding SH3 domain-containing protein, with product MLGKIIFAAALALAAPVASAATTAVAVTNVNLRAGPSTVYPTVTVVPTGAAITTFGCVSGYSWCDISFGPYRGWVAANYIQVIYRGAPVVLTAPVAPVVGITVVSFNRVYWDRHYVAYPWYGRWGAYPPYGPPRVTSANRSLTCAGGTCVGLRGATGVYGGSTAQTRTCTSGACTSTRSTEGPRGGTATRTRSCAAGQGCTANRTVTGPGGAVHTGSRSFQRW from the coding sequence ATGCTCGGGAAGATCATATTTGCTGCCGCTCTGGCTCTCGCCGCGCCGGTTGCCAGTGCCGCCACCACGGCCGTCGCCGTCACCAACGTCAATCTTCGCGCCGGTCCGTCGACCGTCTATCCCACGGTCACGGTCGTGCCGACAGGCGCTGCCATCACCACCTTTGGCTGCGTCTCCGGCTATAGCTGGTGCGACATCAGCTTCGGCCCGTATCGCGGCTGGGTGGCGGCGAACTACATCCAGGTGATCTATCGTGGGGCGCCGGTTGTGCTCACCGCGCCGGTGGCGCCGGTGGTCGGCATCACCGTCGTGTCCTTCAACCGGGTCTATTGGGATCGCCACTATGTCGCCTATCCCTGGTATGGGCGCTGGGGTGCCTATCCGCCCTATGGGCCGCCGCGCGTGACGTCGGCCAACCGCTCGCTCACTTGCGCGGGCGGCACCTGCGTCGGTCTTCGCGGCGCCACCGGCGTCTATGGCGGCTCAACGGCGCAGACCCGCACCTGCACCAGCGGGGCCTGCACCTCCACCCGGAGCACGGAAGGCCCTCGGGGAGGCACCGCAACGCGCACGCGCAGCTGCGCCGCCGGACAGGGCTGCACGGCCAATCGGACGGTCACCGGTCCCGGCGGCGCTGTGCACACCGGTTCGCGCAGCTTCCAGCGCTGGTGA
- a CDS encoding FGGY family carbohydrate kinase, with protein MRVAAIDQGTTSTRCLVVADDGAAELAGSRTHAQWYPASGWVEHDPEELITNIRALLAAAGPVDAIALANQGESCLAWDAVTGAPLSNVIVWQDARTADELAGLGAAVQARSQAISGLPLDPYFSASKLGWLMRESPVVKAAHAQRRLRLGTTDAFFLERLTGTFATDLATASRTGLLDLATLTWSADLCALHGVPIEALPPIRAVDAGFGAVDGVPIKASIVDQQAALYGHGCRAPGEVKITFGTGAFLLAITGAQRPTLDGLLPTIAWQRVGEGPVFALEGGVYDAGAALEWLRRLGLYQHPQELDGFEGPSVLSRGLVFVPALSGLAAPYWDRHAAPLFIGMDAATDRRDMVRAALEGIALLTVGLIEPAANYAGAITTLSIDGGLSQSRYFAGFLAAASRRTVLVPTLHEMTALGLAELCGVEVGRVRAKARRFEPDGSVSDADRQRFTRAIGYSRGWRG; from the coding sequence ATGCGCGTCGCCGCCATCGACCAGGGCACGACCTCCACACGCTGCCTCGTTGTCGCCGACGATGGCGCGGCGGAACTTGCCGGGAGCCGCACGCACGCGCAGTGGTACCCCGCCTCCGGCTGGGTCGAGCATGACCCAGAGGAGCTAATTACCAATATCCGCGCCCTCCTCGCCGCCGCCGGGCCGGTCGATGCCATCGCGCTCGCCAATCAGGGCGAGAGCTGCCTCGCCTGGGACGCAGTGACCGGCGCACCGCTCTCAAATGTCATTGTGTGGCAGGATGCCCGCACCGCCGACGAGTTGGCCGGGCTTGGCGCGGCGGTGCAGGCGCGCTCTCAGGCGATCTCCGGCCTGCCGCTCGACCCGTATTTCTCCGCCAGCAAGCTCGGTTGGCTGATGCGGGAGAGCCCCGTCGTGAAGGCGGCCCACGCACAGCGGCGCCTGCGCCTCGGCACCACCGACGCCTTCTTCCTGGAGCGGCTGACCGGAACCTTCGCGACCGATCTGGCAACGGCGTCGCGCACCGGCCTGCTCGACCTCGCGACTCTAACCTGGAGCGCGGACCTCTGCGCCCTGCACGGGGTTCCGATCGAGGCCCTGCCGCCGATCCGCGCGGTCGATGCCGGGTTCGGCGCCGTCGATGGCGTGCCGATCAAGGCCTCCATCGTCGACCAGCAGGCCGCGCTCTATGGCCATGGCTGCCGCGCCCCGGGCGAGGTGAAGATCACCTTCGGCACCGGGGCCTTCCTGCTTGCCATTACCGGAGCGCAGCGGCCAACGCTCGACGGTCTCCTGCCCACCATCGCCTGGCAGCGGGTGGGGGAGGGGCCAGTCTTCGCCCTCGAAGGCGGCGTCTATGATGCCGGAGCTGCGCTGGAATGGCTGCGCCGGCTCGGCCTCTATCAGCATCCGCAGGAACTCGACGGCTTCGAGGGGCCTTCCGTTCTGAGCCGGGGCCTTGTCTTCGTGCCGGCCCTTTCAGGGCTCGCCGCTCCTTATTGGGATCGGCACGCCGCGCCGCTCTTCATCGGCATGGACGCGGCGACGGATCGGCGCGACATGGTGCGTGCGGCGCTGGAGGGGATCGCGCTTCTCACCGTCGGCCTCATCGAGCCGGCAGCCAACTATGCCGGGGCGATCACGACGCTTTCCATTGATGGCGGCCTCTCCCAGAGCCGCTATTTCGCCGGCTTCCTTGCCGCGGCGTCCAGACGAACTGTGCTAGTGCCGACTCTGCACGAGATGACCGCGCTCGGCTTGGCCGAACTCTGCGGCGTGGAGGTTGGCCGGGTGCGAGCCAAAGCCCGCCGCTTCGAACCGGATGGATCGGTGTCGGACGCCGACCGCCAACGATTTACGCGGGCGATCGGTTACTCGCGCGGCTGGCGCGGCTAA